GGAACCGTTTTCTCGTTGTTGTAGACGATGTTGTTATAGACTTCATCGGCAATAATAAAGAGGTCGTATTCCTTGGCTATGGCGACAATCTGGCGCAGGGTCTCCACCGGGTAGACCATGCCGGTCGGATTGTCCGGGTTGATGAGCATGATGCCGGAGATCTGCGGGTTATATTTTACATGGTTGCGCAGGTCGTCAAGGTCGGGGAACCAGTTGTTTTCAGGCCGCAACTGGTAGCAGACAGGAGCAGCCAGTGCGTGGGCCGCCTCCCCAAGGGTATGGGTGGTGTAGGTGGGGGAAGGCATCAGCACTCTCGTCTCATGACGGAGATTGCCATAAACCTTGGCGATGGCGTCTCCCAGGCCATTGAAGAAGATGATGTCGTCCGGAGTTATCTGGGCTCCACCCCGCTTATTGGTAAGGCCACAGATGAATTCGCGGGTCTCCAGAACCCCCCTGGTGTGGCAATAGCCATAGGTATCATCGTTCATGGCTTCTTTGGCGACAATCTCCTTCATCCAGGTGGGGATAACCTCCCCTTTGACAATCGGGTCGCCGATATTTTCCCAGTTGATCTTGACGCCATGTTTCTGCAGCTTTTCCGCCACATTGACGATGTTCCTGATCTCATAGGTCAGTTCTCCAGCTCCGGGGGTGACAATATCGTTTCTCATCCGCTTACCTCGCTCCTAAGAATTTTAAAATTCCAGCCAATCCCAAATGATAAAAGGCCGTGGGGGGAAACCCACGGCCTTTAAAATAAGTAAATGTTCAACGCACACTTACAGGGCAGCGGGCAGACCTGCGGCGTTAAACGCCGCTGCGCTCATAGCTCGTGCATCCCTGCAAGTATTGAAAAACGGCTCTTTGTTCATAAGTGAACCAAATAACACAGACCAGGTATCCAGTCAATGTTTTTGTGGGTCGAATTTTTCATCGATGGATATGGTAAAACGCCCGTCGCTGTCGCGCCATCGCAGCCATCCGTATGCGGTAAGGTCGACCAGAACCAGTGCCCAGTCTTCCCTGACATCGATGATGCGCAGATTCTTCTGCCTGGAGAGAACTTCCAGTTGCGGCGCAGTTGCAGAGGGATCGTGGCGAAGCAGGTAGAATTCTTTTTTCAGCCCGGGCAAAAGTTTTGCCGCCCGTCCCTTGAGAAAATGGTTCCAGGTGACGTACTCCCATGCCCTGGAGTTTTTCAGCCACCCTTCGCGTCCTGCTTCGTCATAGACGATGTGCAGCCAGTTTCCTTTCTTGCCAGTTACGGCAGCGGCGTATTCACCGGTCCGGCCCTGAATAACAGGGGTAAGGGAAGGGAGATCACTGCTTTCCAGGTCTGTTATTCTCTCAACGCCAGGCTCTCCGTATATGGGGAGGGTACAGCATGGTTCGCTGCTCCGGGAAGGGAATGGGCGGATCACCAGAAGCCCTTCGCCGCTGAACGGCCGGGGAGGTGCGATGGCGGCGAGAGCGGTCTGGACAGAGAGACCGAGGCAGATGGTTATGAGAATGATGCGCAGTATCATCGTTAGGAGAGGAGCGCCTTCAGCTCGGCAAGATATTTCCCCGCAAGGGAAGTCCCGTCTTCCGGAGCCCAGGGGGCTTTTTCCCCTTCGGCCAAAGGGCGGTACGGGCCGGCTTTCGCCTCAAAGAAGATTGTTCCCGGCTCCAGGCTCACTGCCGTATGAAATACGCCGTGGGGAATGTCGGCAATGACGGTCCCGCTTTCCGTGCTGAGAACAGAGCTCTGCAGAACCTTACCGTCGTTGGCGAAGATGATGATGCCGAGCTTGCCCCTGAGGATGACGAAGGACTCATCCTTGACCGGGTCAAGATGGCGATGGGGACGGATGTAAGAATCGGGCTCGATGGCGTTGAGCAGCCGATGACAGCAGAAATCGTCCGTCGGATGCAGGTTGTAGTTCTTTCTGAGCCTCGGGTTTGCCTGGGCTTCATGGGTCAGGCCGTCCAGCAAGTTTTTATCGATGATTTTCACAGTGTTAACCTTCGACCAAGGCGAACTGGTTGCCGTCCGGATCCAGCACCACCGCCATCTTCCCCCATGGCGTCCGCTCCAGCGGCTCGGCAAACTTGACGCCCGCGGCAGCAAGCTCCTTG
This region of Geotalea daltonii FRC-32 genomic DNA includes:
- a CDS encoding pyridoxal phosphate-dependent aminotransferase, yielding MRNDIVTPGAGELTYEIRNIVNVAEKLQKHGVKINWENIGDPIVKGEVIPTWMKEIVAKEAMNDDTYGYCHTRGVLETREFICGLTNKRGGAQITPDDIIFFNGLGDAIAKVYGNLRHETRVLMPSPTYTTHTLGEAAHALAAPVCYQLRPENNWFPDLDDLRNHVKYNPQISGIMLINPDNPTGMVYPVETLRQIVAIAKEYDLFIIADEVYNNIVYNNEKTVPISDVIGDVPAIAMKGISKELPWPGSRCGWIEVYNGQKDERFKKYINSILNTKMNEVCSTTLPQKTIPAIMSHPEYGNYLAERITRYERMSNITYNFLKDVPGLVVNRTNGAFYMAVAFEKGLLTNRQSLPIDNVEVRELVEGLVNAPGVSPDKRFVYYILAHTGICIVPLSSFNTDLQGFRVTLLEKDDKECERIYQTLAEKIGQYLKS
- a CDS encoding SH3 domain-containing protein; amino-acid sequence: MILRIILITICLGLSVQTALAAIAPPRPFSGEGLLVIRPFPSRSSEPCCTLPIYGEPGVERITDLESSDLPSLTPVIQGRTGEYAAAVTGKKGNWLHIVYDEAGREGWLKNSRAWEYVTWNHFLKGRAAKLLPGLKKEFYLLRHDPSATAPQLEVLSRQKNLRIIDVREDWALVLVDLTAYGWLRWRDSDGRFTISIDEKFDPQKH
- a CDS encoding WbuC family cupin fold metalloprotein; protein product: MKIIDKNLLDGLTHEAQANPRLRKNYNLHPTDDFCCHRLLNAIEPDSYIRPHRHLDPVKDESFVILRGKLGIIIFANDGKVLQSSVLSTESGTVIADIPHGVFHTAVSLEPGTIFFEAKAGPYRPLAEGEKAPWAPEDGTSLAGKYLAELKALLS